A segment of the Candidatus Sumerlaea chitinivorans genome:
GAATCGGTCGAGGTCCACATAGAAAACGGCTGCAAGAGTTTGCGGATGACGTGCACGGCGGTAAATCGCTTGCGTCAGACGATCGCGAAACAGCACACGGTTCGGAAGGCCTGTCACAGCATCCGTGGTCGCCTGTAACGCGATCTGTTCCTGCATTGCGCGCTCGTTGGTGATGTCCCGGACGACCGCGATCACGCCCTGAAATTCCTCGTCGACAAACCACGGGGATAGTCGGACAGAAAACCACCGCCGCCCCTCCTTCTTCATAAGGGGATAGCTGTATTCCACGATCTCTCCCTGCCGGACTTTCTCAAACGCTGGCTGGAAGAGCGCATCGAGCTCTGGCCCCATCACTTCCCCATGCCGCTTGCCAAGGAATGTGGACGGGGGATACAGGAGCGGTACCAACGTACTATGGTAGGAGACAAAACGCTGATCACGGTCGAGCACAAACACCAAGTCCGGAGATGCCTGAAGAAGGGCATGAAGCTTGGCTTCGCACTGCGCAAGTGCGGCACGCAATTTTTCAAATTCTTCTCGGAAAGGTCCCTTCCCCCATTCGGTTTCATTACTCGCCGGAGAGTTCTTGTAATTTTGCATCATGTCCTTTTTTTCGTCCTTTCTATTTATCCGCTGTTTGGCGACACACAAGCTCACCCCCTCTTTCTCCAGCGCCGCTGAAGGCAATTCGGAAACCCGCAAGACCTTATACGTGAGCCGATCAGTTACTTGCCAATGATTGAAATATCAAGAGTAAAACATCAGGAAATGCACCAATCGTTTTTCGTCAGAACGTAGCAGTCCATTGCTTCGGGAGGCCGCAGGACTCGCAGCTCTTCCAGAACAGCACCGTTGTCCCTTGGTCGCTTAAGGGGAGAATGATGGGCCAAACGCAACGGGCTTTCCCAGAGTGAACAATGCGGCTATATTCGCCAAATTGTAAAAATCATCCGTCGAGAACGGCAAAATTTGTGTCTCTTTTCACAAATATAGAAAGATTTTCCCGTTTTGGATCGATTGACTTGCGTCGTGCAATACAGCTGCGAATAAATTCGCCGCTGCAAACGTCTGTTATCGTAAAGGCTTGACACACCGTTGTCGTCGCCCGTGACTGCGCCTTGAAAATTTGAATTAGAAAGGATTTGAAATATGCCTCTCGTCCCAATGCGCGTATTGCTCGACCACGCGGCCGAAAATGGTTACGGCGTCGCAGCGCTCAACGTCAACAATATGGAGCAGATCCAGGCCATCATGGCTGCTGCGGTCGAAACGAACTCCCCCGTCATCATTCAGGCCTCGCGTGGCGCCCGTTCCTATAGTCAGGACGCCTACCTGCGGCACCTCATTTTGGCCGCGGCCGAGCTTCATCCCAACATTCCGATCGCTATGCACCTCGACCACGGCAATGCCCCCGAAACTTGCTACAGCGCGATCGCCCAAGGGTTTACCTCAGTCATGATGGACGGGTCGCTGATGGCCGACGGCAAGACGCCCTCGGATTACGAATATAACGTTCGTGTGACCCGCGAGGTCGTCCAAGTCGCCCACGCTCTCGGCGTGAGCGTCGAAGGCGAAATCGGCGCTCTCGGTGGCATTGAGGACGGCCACGGCGCCGGTCTGAGCGAAGAGGAAGCCAAGAAGCACCTCACCGATCCCGCGCAAGCTGAGCAATTCGTCGCGGAAACCGGCGTGGATGCGCTCGCCGTCGCGATCGGCACGAGCCACGGCGCTTACAAGTTCTCCAAGCCCCCCACAGGCGACGTGCTGAAAATGGACCTCATCGAGGAAATCCATCGCCGTTTGCCCAACACCCACCTCGTGATGCATGGCTCCTCGAGCGTGCCGCAGGAGTTGGTCGAGATCGTCAACAAATACGGCGGCAAGCTGAAACCCGCGTTCGGTGTTCCGATTGAGCAAATCCAGCGCGGCATCAAGCACGGCGTGCGCAAGATCAACGTCGACACCGACAACCGCCTCGCCATCACCGGCGCCATCCGCAAGGTCTTCGCGGAGCAGCCTGAGAAGTTCGATCCGCGCGACTACCTGAAGCCCGCGCGCGAAGCCATGAAGGAAGTCTGCAAAGAGCGCATGATCGCGTTCGGTCAGGCAGGCCATGCAGATAAAGTCCGCGTTATCTCCTGCCGCGAGATGATTTCCTTCTATATCTCGCAGAAGAAGTAGCGCACGAATTGCGAGTGGTGCGGCGCCGCTGCGCGCCAGCGGAACTGCACGATCAAAGCTTTAGGGCGAGCGGCTCAAGCCGAGCTGCTCGCCCCTTCTTTATTTCGCGCCCAAGCCACGCGAGCCGTCTTTTTCGCGACAGGGCCTCGTCCCCACAGCCTCCCGCAAGCGCAACCCTCACCGTGCGTCTTCGGTCAGAACTTAAGTTCGACGCGCTTCTCCTTGAAGAGCTCGTCGCGCTCGAGGTCGCGCCCTTTGCGCGTCTGCTCCAGCTCGTACATCCGGCGCACCTTAGGCAGCGCTTCTTCAAAGGAGACGACCGGCGCAGGGATCTTCTCCTCGAGCATGATAATCATGACCTCGGAACCATAGAGGAAAGGTTCGGAAATCTGCCCCACCTTGAGCTTTGCGATTTCGTTGCGGAACGCGTCACCCCGGAATGATGTGGGCACCACTCCAATGAGCCCACCGCGCGAGCGCGTGGCAATGGCGTCGCTTTCTCTGCGCGCGTACTCCTCGAAATCCTGCACGGTGCGAATCTTCGATCGAATGTCGTTGAGCTGCTTCTTCGCGCTTTCGATCGCAGCCTGGCGCTCCGCGTCCGGCAGAAGCAGATTCACGCGCTTCGTGATTTCACGGAGCTTCACTTTCTCAGCC
Coding sequences within it:
- a CDS encoding Fructose-bisphosphate aldolase class II: MPLVPMRVLLDHAAENGYGVAALNVNNMEQIQAIMAAAVETNSPVIIQASRGARSYSQDAYLRHLILAAAELHPNIPIAMHLDHGNAPETCYSAIAQGFTSVMMDGSLMADGKTPSDYEYNVRVTREVVQVAHALGVSVEGEIGALGGIEDGHGAGLSEEEAKKHLTDPAQAEQFVAETGVDALAVAIGTSHGAYKFSKPPTGDVLKMDLIEEIHRRLPNTHLVMHGSSSVPQELVEIVNKYGGKLKPAFGVPIEQIQRGIKHGVRKINVDTDNRLAITGAIRKVFAEQPEKFDPRDYLKPAREAMKEVCKERMIAFGQAGHADKVRVISCREMISFYISQKK